In one Amaranthus tricolor cultivar Red isolate AtriRed21 chromosome 8, ASM2621246v1, whole genome shotgun sequence genomic region, the following are encoded:
- the LOC130821736 gene encoding E3 ubiquitin protein ligase RIE1-like, with translation MPIFEASSQSSFSKRCESVNTMASFLWWIVGFCWVVSGGEQLLQDAPRLYRLTVFYLAPDVFFAIFCVVLVCLIGIALCCCLPCIIALLYTVAGQKAALEADLSVLPKYRFQMLNNDEKPSVGAGVMVSVETGCGYVATERVLLSEDAQSFFIEAIQLFPLNVPASACLFRIGFKFHVLDERKICRYPFVFLSITQVI, from the exons aTGCCTATCTTTGAGGCTTCTTCTCAATCAAG TTTCTCAAAACGTTGTGAATCTGTAAACACAATGGCATCTTTTCTTTGGTGGATAGTTGGCTTCTGTTGGGTTGTTTCTGGTGGTGAACAGCTATTACAAGATGCCCCACGGTTGTATCG GCTAACTGTTTTCTATCTGGCACCTGATGTTTTCTTTGCCATATTTTGTGTTGTCTTGGTCTGTTTGATAGGGATTGCCCTATGTTGCTGTTTGCCATGCATTATAGCACTTCTTTATACAGTTGCTGGGCAA AAAGCTGCCTTGGAAGCCGATCTTAGTGTACTCCCGAAATATAGATTTCAGATGTTAAATAATGATGAAAAACCTAGTGTGGGAGCTGGGGTGATGGTGTCAGTAGAGACTGGCTGTGGATATGTGGCAACTGAACGCGTTCTTTTATCTGAAGATGCA caatcattctttattgaagcTATTCAGCTGTTCCCACTGAATGTTCCCGCGTCAGCCTGTTTATTTCGGATTGGGTTCAAATTTCACGTACTTGATGAAAGAAAGATCTGTCGGTATCCTTTCGTTTTTCTTTCGATT ACACAAGTTATTTAA
- the LOC130821135 gene encoding probable UDP-3-O-acyl-N-acetylglucosamine deacetylase 1, mitochondrial, which yields MGSAGGATAKTCLKALKSSPMVSWKSTGKLQKTLRTSIEKQGIGLHSSRSTKVKLCPELAKTGRYFKMGSNIIPSSIDFVDESPLCTTLRKDGVMVSTVEHLLSALEASGVDNCCIEISPSIANDSILEVPILDGSAREWLEAIEQVGLEDAIDVKGNKCEKMAPFVNAPIHIKRNDSFIAAFPSQEIQITYGINYPEVPSIGCQWFFSGVFNRSFYATDIASARTFCVYEQVEQMREMGLIKGGSLENAIVCSASKGWLNSPLRFPDEPCRHKVLDLIGDLSILAESGNQGLPVAHIIAYKAGHALHTDLVRHLSSPQIKT from the exons atgggTAGCGCCGGCGGTGCTACGGCCAAAACATGCTTGAAAGCTCTCAAATCATCTCCAATGGTGTCATGGAAATCA ACGGGCAAACTTCAGAAAACGCTAAGAACATCTATAGAGAAGCAGGGGATTGGCCTACATTCAAGCCGATCGACTAAAGTCAAGTTATGTCCTGAACTTGCCAAAACAGGAAGGTACTTTAAAATGGGTTCTAATATTATCCCATCTTCCATTGATTTTGTCGATGAATCGCCTCTTTGTACTACTCTTCGTAAGGATGGTGTCATGGTTTCTACTGTTGAGCATCTGCTTTCCGCTTTAGAGGCATCTGGTGTTGATAATTGTTGCATCGAGATCTCTCCCTCCATTGCAAATGATTCCATTCTCGAG GTGCCTATCTTGGATGGTTCAGCAAGGGAGTGGTTGGAAGCAATAGAACAAGTTGGTTTGGAAGATGCTATTGATGTAAAGGGAAACAAGTGTGAGAAGATGGCGCCATTTGTCAATGCTCCTATTCATATAAAGAGAAATGACTCTTTTATTGCAGCATTTCCATCCCAGGAGATTCAGATTACTTACGGCATCAATTACCCTGAG GTTCCCTCCATTGGCTGCCAGTGGTTCTTTTCCGGTGTTTTTAACAGGTCTTTCTATGCAACAGATATAGCGTCTGCCAGAACCTTTTGTGTTTATGAACAG GTGGAGCAGATGCGTGAAATGGGACTCATAAAAGGTGGTTCACTAGAAAATGCTATTGTTTGTAG TGCCTCGAAAGGTTGGTTAAATTCACCACTGCGTTTTCCTGATGAACCGTGTCGCCATAAAGTCTTAGATCTCATTGGTGATCTGTCTATATTGGCAGAATCTGGTAATCAGGGTCTTCCCGTGGCACATATTATTGCGTATAAG GCTGGCCATGCTTTGCATACGGATCTTGTACGCCATCTAAGCTCACCACAAATTAAGACGTGA
- the LOC130821737 gene encoding uncharacterized protein LOC130821737, translated as MEIPVINRMTDSLHNPSFISRISSTLELGKLSNAHRLWKWGALFLALVYAFSSIINKFKLLMLYFHNKSKSLLAASEPLLAQFDDAFLTDDDENDDVYSISATSSDEDEDDKDEDIIEEFSRFDDDDFNVKGSFRSFSENPRKKGKFKLLRRRRSFVENFSLSDFSNGNGVVKLWDGLDLGLVEVHDAFSFLDLDNYENGKVIEGIPAASSSPAVFITGDGKTGINIWDLRTNGKSPAFQSDWRSDRRVTLIGVDGGRTGKVYAMDDVSMGLMVGDVRKFKSPLKEEYAEDLWWDADESTHEFAE; from the coding sequence ATGGAAATCCCTGTAATTAATCGAATGACAGATTCTTTACACAATCCATCATTCATTTCTCGAATATCATCTACTTTAGAGCTTGGAAAGCTCTCTAATGCTCATAGATTATGGAAATGGGGTGCTCTGTTCTTAGCTTTAGTTTATGCTTTTAGTAgcattattaataaatttaagttGTTAATGCTTTATTTCCATAATAAATCGAAATCATTGTTAGCTGCATCAGAACCTCTTTTAGCTCAATTTGACGATGCGTTTCTTACCGATGATGATGAAAACGACGACGTTTACTCCATCTCTGCAACTTCCTCCGATGAAGATGAGGACGACAAAGATGAAGATATAATTGAAGAGTTTTCTAGATTCGATGATGATGATTTCAATGTCAAGGGTAGTTTCCGTAGCTTTAgtgaaaaccctagaaaaaaagGTAAATTCAAACTCCTTCGGCGGCGAAGAAGCTTCGTTGAAAATTTCTCGTTGTCGGATTTTTCTAATGGAAACGGCGTTGTAAAACTCTGGGATGGATTGGATTTAGGATTGGTAGAAGTTCATGATGCATTTTCCTTTTTAGATTTAGATAATTATGAAAATGGAAAAGTTATTGAGGGTATTCCGGCGGCTTCATCTTCGCCGGCAGTTTTCATTACCGGCGACGGAAAAACGGGGATTAATATTTGGGATTTGCGAACCAATGGAAAGTCACCGGCGTTTCAATCGGATTGGCGGTCGGACCGGAGAGTTACTTTAATTGGAGTTGACGGCGGGCGAACTGGAAAAGTTTACGCCATGGATGACGTTAGTATGGGATTGATGGTTGGTGATGTGAGGAAATTTAAATCGCCATTGAAAGAAGAATACGCGGAAGATTTATGGTGGGACGCTGACGAGTCAACCCACGAGTTTGCCGAGTGA